Proteins encoded by one window of Enterococcus saccharolyticus subsp. saccharolyticus:
- the argC gene encoding N-acetyl-gamma-glutamyl-phosphate reductase, producing MKAAIVGVTGYTGIELVRLIHQHPSLTLGTLHSHSMHKNSISELYPHLQQLCEQEVEAYDAEKIMENNDLVFFATPSGISKDLVHEFVAKDFPVIDLSGDLRLKDLESYQRWYKKEPTTQEIVDQAVYALPEFSPIKGNLLSNPGCYATAAILSLVPLIQAQLIALDTIILDGKSGLSGAGKQLSDSSHYVTVDENMTMYKLNQHQHIPEIIQYLQSFDADLTTLQFTTSLIPIKRGIFMTLYAKVKEGVTNEQIQQAFDVYQTKPFVRVQSNGRLPELRQVTGTNFCDIGFDLNEENQTLTVVAVIDNLMKGAAGQAIQNFNLWAGLDETCGLTQVPLFP from the coding sequence ATGAAAGCAGCAATCGTTGGTGTAACAGGATATACAGGGATAGAATTAGTACGTCTAATCCATCAACATCCCTCGTTAACATTGGGGACATTACATAGTCATTCAATGCATAAAAACTCAATTTCTGAGTTATATCCACACTTACAACAGCTTTGTGAGCAAGAAGTGGAAGCTTACGATGCAGAAAAAATTATGGAAAATAATGATTTAGTCTTTTTTGCCACTCCTTCAGGAATTAGTAAAGATCTTGTTCATGAATTTGTTGCCAAAGATTTTCCAGTCATTGATTTATCTGGGGATCTTCGCTTAAAAGATTTAGAAAGTTATCAAAGATGGTATAAAAAAGAACCGACGACACAAGAGATTGTTGATCAAGCAGTGTATGCTTTACCTGAATTTTCACCAATTAAAGGAAATTTATTATCAAATCCAGGATGCTATGCAACAGCGGCAATTCTTTCATTAGTCCCCTTAATTCAAGCACAACTTATTGCGTTAGATACAATTATTTTAGATGGAAAATCAGGATTATCTGGTGCCGGGAAACAATTATCCGATAGCAGTCATTATGTGACAGTCGATGAAAATATGACCATGTATAAATTAAATCAACATCAACATATTCCAGAAATTATTCAATATTTACAATCATTTGATGCAGATTTAACCACACTTCAATTTACTACTAGCTTAATTCCAATTAAGCGTGGAATTTTTATGACCCTTTATGCGAAAGTCAAAGAAGGTGTCACGAATGAACAAATTCAGCAAGCATTTGATGTTTATCAAACAAAACCATTTGTACGTGTACAATCAAATGGAAGATTACCAGAATTACGACAAGTCACCGGAACGAATTTTTGTGACATTGGTTTTGATTTAAATGAAGAAAATCAAACATTAACCGTGGTAGCAGTTATCGATAATTTGATGAAAGGTGCTGCTGGTCAAGCAATTCAGAATTTTAACTTATGGGCGGGACTTGATGAAACTTGTGGTTTGACACAAGTACCATTGTTCCCGTAA
- a CDS encoding LysR family transcriptional regulator — MRIQQLEYLEKIVALGSMNEAAKALYMTQPSLSSAIKELENEMNIQILVRSKTGVRLTEEGREFMSYAQQIMDQVQLLEEKYKDTRPRKQTFSVSAQHYAFVVHAFVELINSLDVEEYQFKLRETETENILEDLSRFKSELGILYLNSFNEKVMMKLFKERELVFQPLFRAKPHVFVSNTSPLGQKELVELADLEDYPYLSYEQGERNSFYFAEEILSTLEHRKDIKVSDRATIFNLMVGVNGYTISSGVLSKKLNDDKIIAVPLNVKDEMTIGYLKHKQKELSPIAQHYLQMLEDHIQGYGFEIL; from the coding sequence ATGAGGATTCAGCAATTAGAATATTTAGAAAAAATCGTGGCATTAGGTTCAATGAATGAAGCAGCTAAAGCTTTATATATGACCCAACCTAGTTTATCAAGTGCGATTAAAGAATTGGAAAATGAAATGAATATCCAAATTTTGGTACGAAGTAAAACAGGTGTGCGTTTAACAGAAGAAGGGCGTGAATTCATGTCTTATGCCCAACAAATCATGGATCAAGTCCAGTTATTGGAAGAAAAATATAAAGATACACGTCCGCGAAAACAAACCTTTTCTGTCTCTGCCCAGCATTATGCGTTTGTGGTTCACGCATTTGTTGAATTAATTAATAGTTTGGATGTTGAAGAATACCAATTTAAATTACGAGAAACAGAAACGGAAAATATTTTAGAAGATTTAAGTCGTTTTAAAAGTGAGTTAGGTATTTTGTATTTAAATTCGTTTAATGAAAAAGTGATGATGAAATTATTTAAAGAACGAGAATTAGTTTTCCAACCATTGTTTCGTGCCAAACCACATGTATTTGTGAGCAATACATCACCACTTGGGCAAAAAGAATTAGTGGAATTAGCTGATTTAGAAGATTATCCATATTTATCTTATGAACAAGGTGAACGGAATTCATTTTATTTTGCGGAAGAAATTTTAAGTACCTTAGAACATCGCAAAGACATTAAAGTTAGCGATCGTGCAACGATTTTTAATCTGATGGTAGGCGTGAATGGTTATACAATTAGTTCAGGCGTTTTGAGTAAAAAATTAAACGACGATAAAATTATTGCAGTTCCCTTAAATGTCAAAGATGAAATGACTATTGGCTATTTAAAGCATAAACAAAAGGAATTATCACCTATCGCTCAACACTATCTACAAATGCTAGAAGATCACATTCAAGGGTATGGTTTTGAAATTTTATAA
- the metE gene encoding 5-methyltetrahydropteroyltriglutamate--homocysteine S-methyltransferase: MTTTIIGFPRLGEFRELKFETEKYFRNEISADDLKAFAKELRQKHWNVIKDAGIDQIPSNDFSFYDNTLDTSVLFNIIPKKVKDLDFDELEEYFALARGYQGEKGDVHALPMKKWFNTNYHYLVPQFEKTTNIQVNTTKIVDEFLEAKELGILTRPVILGPFTLLQLGQYHDGTSSADFATDLLAAYQEVFTKLAAAGAEWIQIDEPGLVLDLTAEDIARFKEFYQTLLANKNGLNVLLQTYFGDIRDIYEEVIALDFDGIGLDFVEGKETLNLITNTPFPEDKKLFAGIVNGKNIWTNNYTSTFDLLAKLPKNVVLSTSCSLLHVPYSVENEVFSDEIKQYFAFAKEKLAELVALDKTDQAAIEKNNRIFKQERITANKALQEKIAQLTDADFVRLPAFDEREALQTDLLKLPNLPTTTIGSFPQTKEVKITRGKFKRGEITQEEYDAFIAKKIDDCIAFQEKIGLDVLVHGEFERNDMVEFFGEALDGYLFSKNGWVQSYGTRGVKPPIIWGDIARSKAITVQWSKYAQSKTEQIVKGMLTGPVTILNWSFPREDISIKDSTYQLALAIQEEVLDLEANGIRIIQIDEAALREKLPLRQTDWYSEYLDWAIPAFRLVHSKVQPETQIHTHMCYSEFEDIIQAIDDMDADVISFEASRSNLALLDALNRNNFQTQVGPGVYDIHSPRIPSVEEIKQTIGKILEKIPTDKVWVNPDCGLKTRGEKETYASLENLVLAAKEVREGLVND, from the coding sequence ATGACAACAACAATTATCGGGTTTCCCCGTTTAGGTGAATTTAGAGAATTAAAATTTGAAACAGAAAAATATTTTAGAAATGAAATTTCAGCAGATGACTTAAAAGCTTTTGCAAAAGAATTGCGTCAAAAACATTGGAACGTTATTAAAGACGCTGGCATCGATCAAATTCCAAGTAATGATTTTTCTTTCTATGACAATACATTAGATACATCGGTCTTATTTAATATTATTCCTAAAAAAGTAAAAGATTTAGACTTTGACGAGTTAGAAGAATATTTTGCTTTAGCTCGTGGTTATCAAGGGGAAAAAGGGGATGTTCATGCCCTACCAATGAAAAAATGGTTCAATACAAACTACCATTATTTGGTTCCTCAATTTGAAAAAACAACTAACATCCAAGTGAACACGACGAAAATTGTCGATGAATTTTTAGAAGCCAAAGAATTGGGTATCCTAACACGTCCGGTTATTTTAGGACCATTTACGTTACTACAATTAGGTCAATACCACGATGGGACAAGTAGTGCTGATTTTGCGACGGATTTATTAGCCGCTTATCAAGAAGTTTTCACAAAACTTGCAGCAGCAGGTGCGGAATGGATTCAAATTGATGAACCAGGATTAGTTTTAGATTTAACGGCTGAAGACATTGCTCGTTTCAAAGAATTTTACCAAACTTTATTAGCCAACAAAAATGGTCTAAATGTCTTATTACAAACTTATTTTGGTGATATTCGTGACATTTACGAAGAAGTTATTGCCTTAGACTTTGATGGAATTGGGTTAGATTTTGTCGAAGGAAAAGAAACGTTAAACTTAATCACGAACACTCCCTTCCCAGAAGATAAAAAATTATTTGCTGGTATCGTTAATGGAAAAAATATTTGGACAAACAACTATACAAGTACTTTTGATTTATTAGCGAAATTACCAAAAAATGTCGTATTAAGCACTTCTTGTTCGTTACTACATGTGCCATATTCTGTTGAAAATGAAGTTTTTTCAGATGAAATCAAACAATATTTTGCTTTTGCGAAAGAAAAATTAGCAGAATTAGTCGCGCTAGACAAAACTGACCAAGCAGCAATCGAGAAAAACAATCGTATTTTCAAACAGGAACGTATTACTGCAAACAAAGCACTACAAGAAAAAATTGCCCAATTAACAGACGCTGACTTTGTTCGTTTACCTGCTTTTGATGAACGTGAAGCATTACAAACAGACTTGTTGAAATTACCAAACTTACCAACGACAACTATTGGTTCTTTCCCACAAACAAAAGAAGTTAAAATCACTCGTGGGAAATTTAAACGTGGAGAAATTACGCAAGAAGAATACGATGCATTTATCGCGAAGAAAATTGATGACTGTATCGCTTTCCAAGAAAAAATCGGTTTAGATGTTTTAGTCCATGGTGAATTTGAACGCAATGACATGGTGGAATTCTTTGGCGAAGCATTAGATGGGTATTTATTCTCTAAAAACGGTTGGGTACAATCTTATGGTACTCGTGGGGTGAAACCACCCATTATCTGGGGCGATATCGCTCGTTCCAAAGCCATCACAGTCCAATGGTCAAAATATGCCCAAAGCAAAACAGAACAAATTGTGAAAGGGATGCTAACAGGTCCCGTAACTATCTTGAACTGGTCATTCCCACGTGAAGATATCTCAATTAAAGACAGCACATATCAATTAGCTTTAGCTATCCAAGAAGAAGTTTTAGATTTAGAAGCGAATGGTATTCGTATTATCCAAATCGATGAAGCTGCGTTACGTGAAAAATTACCATTGCGTCAAACGGATTGGTACAGTGAATATTTAGATTGGGCAATCCCTGCTTTCCGACTTGTTCATAGCAAAGTGCAACCAGAAACCCAAATTCATACACATATGTGCTATAGCGAGTTTGAAGATATCATTCAAGCAATTGATGATATGGATGCAGACGTGATTAGTTTCGAAGCTTCTCGTTCAAACTTAGCCTTATTAGATGCTTTAAATCGCAACAATTTCCAAACACAAGTTGGTCCTGGTGTGTACGATATTCATTCACCACGTATCCCTTCTGTAGAAGAAATTAAACAAACGATTGGCAAGATTTTAGAAAAAATCCCAACGGACAAAGTTTGGGTAAACCCTGACTGCGGTTTAAAAACACGTGGTGAAAAAGAAACATACGCAAGTTTAGAAAACTTAGTATTAGCTGCAAAAGAAGTAAGAGAGGGGCTTGTAAATGACTGA
- the argJ gene encoding bifunctional ornithine acetyltransferase/N-acetylglutamate synthase encodes MEKIKGTIASPIGFHADGIHCGLKRKKLDLGWIYSDVPASVAGVFTTNQVQAAPIKQSKEVIQGGKIQGILVNSGNANACTGEEGLANAKQMQVLASEKLGIDASLVAVASTGVIGHQLEMEKIVAGVEMLHQSDAQQPENFQKAILTTDTTEKAVTVTAEIDGKQVTVAGCSKGSGMIHPNMATMLGFVTTDIAISSELLQTLLKELTEVTFNQITVDGDTSTNDMVVVMANGLAKNVEITEKNTAYLAFKEMLRVVLTELAKLIAKDGEGATKLIEVDVTGAQSASDARMIAKSIVGSMLVKSAIFGKDPNWGRILCAIGYSGISFDPTNVTIELAGLPVFKAGEPLEFDAEQMEDNLSEEEIKIGVYLNEGTSFGQAWGCDLTYDYVKINALYNT; translated from the coding sequence ATGGAGAAAATTAAAGGTACGATTGCCAGTCCGATAGGGTTTCATGCAGATGGCATTCATTGTGGGTTAAAAAGAAAAAAATTAGATCTAGGTTGGATTTATTCAGATGTCCCAGCAAGCGTTGCGGGTGTTTTTACAACAAATCAAGTACAAGCTGCACCGATTAAACAAAGTAAAGAAGTTATTCAAGGTGGGAAAATTCAAGGGATTCTCGTAAATTCTGGCAATGCCAATGCGTGTACTGGAGAAGAAGGACTTGCAAATGCCAAGCAAATGCAAGTGTTAGCGAGTGAAAAACTAGGGATTGATGCTTCATTAGTAGCGGTCGCTTCAACCGGTGTGATTGGTCATCAGCTGGAAATGGAAAAAATCGTGGCAGGCGTGGAGATGTTGCATCAATCGGATGCACAGCAACCGGAAAATTTCCAAAAAGCTATTTTAACGACAGATACAACCGAAAAGGCGGTTACTGTTACGGCAGAGATTGATGGTAAACAAGTCACCGTTGCTGGATGTAGTAAAGGTTCTGGCATGATTCATCCCAATATGGCAACGATGTTAGGGTTTGTGACTACAGACATTGCGATTTCATCTGAGTTATTACAAACTTTATTAAAAGAATTAACGGAAGTTACCTTTAATCAAATTACCGTTGATGGTGATACGTCAACCAACGACATGGTGGTTGTGATGGCAAATGGTTTGGCGAAAAATGTAGAAATTACAGAAAAAAATACGGCATATTTAGCATTTAAAGAAATGCTACGTGTGGTACTGACCGAATTAGCGAAATTAATTGCCAAAGATGGTGAAGGTGCCACGAAATTAATTGAAGTTGATGTGACGGGTGCCCAGTCTGCAAGCGATGCTCGTATGATTGCTAAATCAATTGTGGGTTCTATGTTAGTGAAATCAGCTATTTTTGGTAAAGATCCCAACTGGGGGCGCATTTTATGTGCGATTGGTTACAGTGGCATTTCTTTTGATCCAACAAACGTTACGATCGAACTAGCAGGATTACCTGTTTTTAAAGCGGGCGAACCGCTTGAGTTTGATGCAGAACAAATGGAAGACAATTTAAGTGAAGAAGAAATTAAGATTGGCGTGTATTTAAATGAAGGAACATCATTTGGTCAAGCATGGGGCTGTGATTTGACTTATGACTATGTCAAAATCAATGCACTTTATAATACGTAG
- the metF gene encoding methylenetetrahydrofolate reductase [NAD(P)H]: MTDNAERQRPSLSFEIFPPNTKTSNELLLDTLDELQDLGPHFISVTCSNKNADLKTTTLKLAGYIQKTLNVPSIAHLTAAYSSKEDIREAINILKRSNTNRILALRGDIYADKPPLEDFRHASDLIHFIKEEEPAFQISGACHPEVHPEAKNRVEDLQNLKKKVDSGCDDLITQLFFDNDIFYRFRENCDIVGIDVPIYAGIMPIVNRNQALRLIKTTKTALPRKFIAILEKYEHDPESLRAAGLAYAIDQIVDLVTQDTSGIHLYTMNQSQTALSIYRATKTLFKEEAIVV; this comes from the coding sequence ATGACTGATAACGCGGAAAGACAACGTCCTTCCCTTTCTTTTGAAATTTTCCCACCCAACACAAAGACGTCAAACGAGTTGCTTTTGGACACACTGGATGAATTGCAGGACTTAGGTCCGCATTTCATCAGTGTGACTTGTAGCAATAAAAATGCTGATTTAAAAACGACGACATTAAAGTTAGCTGGTTACATTCAAAAAACATTGAACGTCCCTAGCATTGCTCATTTGACGGCAGCGTATTCTTCAAAAGAAGATATTCGGGAAGCCATTAATATTTTAAAACGTTCCAATACCAACCGTATTTTAGCATTACGCGGCGATATTTATGCAGACAAACCACCTTTGGAAGATTTCAGACATGCGAGTGATTTGATTCATTTCATTAAAGAAGAAGAACCCGCCTTCCAAATCAGTGGCGCTTGTCATCCAGAAGTACATCCAGAAGCAAAAAATCGTGTGGAAGATTTACAGAATTTAAAGAAAAAAGTTGATAGTGGGTGTGACGATTTAATTACTCAATTATTCTTTGATAACGATATTTTTTACCGTTTCCGCGAAAATTGTGATATTGTCGGCATTGATGTCCCTATCTATGCGGGGATTATGCCCATTGTTAATCGTAATCAAGCGTTGCGTTTAATCAAAACAACCAAAACGGCTCTTCCCCGTAAATTCATTGCGATTTTAGAAAAATATGAGCACGATCCAGAATCACTGCGTGCAGCTGGTTTAGCCTACGCCATTGATCAGATTGTCGATTTAGTGACACAAGACACATCTGGGATTCATTTGTACACGATGAATCAATCGCAAACTGCATTAAGTATTTATCGTGCAACAAAAACGTTATTTAAAGAAGAAGCGATTGTTGTCTAA
- a CDS encoding acetylornithine transaminase — MIVGNYLFSNYARKPFEIMEGDGCYVTDNQGKTYLDFTSGIGVMNLGYNQPKLNQVLAEQAQKIWHTPNLYDNHLQEIVAEKLIQNKDYLAFFCNSGAEANEAAIKLARKATGKSQIITFTNSFHGRTYGAMSATGQPSIHAGFEPLVPGFVYVPYNDFAALEAEVTDQTAAIMLELIQGEGGVTVADSEWIQQIATLCQEKNILLVIDEVQTGIGRTGSLFAFEQFQVTPDIFTLAKGLGNGFPVGAMLGKTELGEHFGPGSHGTTFGGNKLGMAVASEILEELSSELLVASQQRSQQLFSGLAEIKSDKIREIRGKGLMIGIELDPEVSVNDILEALEIEGLLALRAGTNTLRLLPPLTISEAEITLGVEKLKKVFTK; from the coding sequence ATGATCGTGGGAAATTATTTATTTTCAAATTATGCAAGAAAACCTTTTGAAATTATGGAAGGAGATGGTTGCTATGTCACAGATAATCAAGGGAAAACGTATTTAGACTTTACTAGTGGAATAGGTGTGATGAACTTAGGTTACAATCAACCGAAATTAAATCAAGTTTTAGCTGAACAAGCGCAAAAAATTTGGCATACACCGAACCTTTATGATAATCATTTGCAAGAAATCGTGGCAGAAAAACTAATTCAAAACAAAGATTATTTGGCTTTTTTCTGTAACTCAGGAGCCGAAGCAAACGAAGCAGCCATTAAATTAGCCCGAAAAGCAACCGGAAAATCACAAATTATTACCTTTACAAATTCATTTCATGGACGAACGTATGGTGCGATGTCAGCGACTGGTCAACCTTCGATTCATGCAGGTTTTGAACCGCTAGTTCCAGGATTTGTTTATGTGCCTTATAATGATTTTGCAGCGCTAGAAGCAGAAGTAACTGATCAAACAGCAGCGATTATGTTGGAATTAATTCAAGGAGAAGGTGGTGTCACAGTCGCTGATTCAGAATGGATTCAGCAAATTGCGACTCTTTGCCAAGAAAAAAATATTCTATTGGTGATTGATGAGGTGCAGACGGGAATTGGACGAACAGGCAGTCTATTTGCTTTTGAACAGTTTCAAGTGACACCGGATATTTTTACTTTAGCAAAAGGGTTAGGGAATGGTTTTCCTGTGGGCGCGATGCTAGGAAAAACAGAGTTGGGCGAACATTTTGGACCAGGAAGTCATGGAACCACATTTGGTGGCAATAAATTAGGTATGGCTGTGGCAAGTGAAATTTTAGAGGAGTTGTCTTCTGAATTGTTGGTTGCTAGTCAACAAAGAAGCCAGCAGTTATTTTCAGGACTAGCCGAAATTAAATCAGATAAAATTCGTGAAATTCGCGGAAAAGGGTTAATGATTGGTATTGAATTGGATCCAGAGGTTTCTGTCAATGATATATTAGAAGCCTTAGAGATAGAAGGACTATTGGCGTTACGAGCTGGTACCAATACGTTACGTTTATTACCGCCGTTGACGATTTCTGAAGCAGAAATCACTTTGGGAGTGGAGAAATTAAAAAAAGTATTCACTAAATAA
- the rimI gene encoding ribosomal protein S18-alanine N-acetyltransferase, which yields MKITSKHFFETTALATELHQVAENSYTYGSPWTVDQFIADIRNEQSEYLILEKAHIAGFLGYHQFLDEMEIFNLVVHTDEKHQGLGATLLKELFRVAEEDQMSQILLEVRVSNFSAQNLYLSHGFEIIARRKNYYQAPVEDALIMIKKVRPTLVK from the coding sequence ATGAAAATAACGAGCAAGCATTTTTTTGAGACAACTGCATTAGCAACCGAATTGCATCAAGTCGCAGAAAATAGTTACACATACGGTTCGCCGTGGACGGTGGATCAGTTTATAGCAGATATTCGCAATGAGCAAAGCGAATACCTAATTTTAGAAAAAGCGCATATTGCCGGTTTTTTAGGCTACCATCAGTTTTTAGATGAAATGGAAATTTTTAATTTAGTTGTCCATACAGATGAAAAACATCAAGGATTAGGCGCAACGTTGTTAAAAGAATTATTTCGAGTAGCCGAAGAAGATCAAATGAGTCAAATTTTGTTAGAAGTACGCGTGTCAAATTTTTCTGCACAAAATCTCTATTTGAGTCATGGTTTTGAAATTATTGCGCGTAGAAAAAATTACTATCAAGCACCGGTTGAAGATGCCTTGATTATGATAAAGAAAGTGAGGCCAACGTTGGTCAAATGA
- the argB gene encoding acetylglutamate kinase has protein sequence MKTIVVKMGGVASDNLNDAFFQKISSWQNQGYRVIIVHGGGHYISKMMDILGIKVEVKQGLRVTSEKTLEITRMVLLGQVQPMITTHFQQAGFPTLGMNAGCDQLIQGKIIDEEKLGFVGEVTAVNSALLNTLIEKHHIPIIAPLGITESGQWLNINADEVACKVAASIKAEKLYLLTDVPGIKKESEWLKEISVEEISQLKTDKVVTGGMLPKLDSAHKALLAGVKSVFISNTIDSFGTEIKAVC, from the coding sequence ATGAAAACAATCGTAGTAAAAATGGGCGGCGTTGCTTCAGACAATTTAAATGATGCGTTTTTTCAAAAAATTTCTTCTTGGCAAAATCAAGGCTATCGCGTCATTATTGTGCATGGAGGGGGACATTACATTTCTAAAATGATGGATATTTTAGGAATTAAAGTCGAAGTAAAACAAGGTTTGCGTGTTACTTCTGAAAAAACTTTAGAAATCACTCGTATGGTATTATTAGGACAAGTCCAACCGATGATTACCACACATTTTCAACAAGCTGGTTTTCCTACGCTTGGAATGAATGCCGGGTGTGATCAATTGATTCAAGGAAAAATTATTGATGAAGAAAAATTAGGATTTGTTGGTGAAGTCACCGCTGTCAATAGCGCATTATTAAATACATTGATTGAAAAACATCATATTCCAATTATTGCCCCATTAGGGATTACAGAATCGGGTCAATGGTTGAATATTAATGCTGATGAAGTAGCTTGTAAAGTTGCGGCAAGTATTAAAGCCGAAAAATTATATTTATTAACCGATGTACCTGGAATAAAAAAAGAATCGGAATGGTTAAAAGAAATTTCAGTAGAAGAAATTTCTCAATTAAAAACAGACAAAGTTGTTACTGGCGGCATGTTACCAAAATTAGACAGTGCACACAAAGCCTTGTTAGCAGGAGTGAAATCAGTTTTTATCAGTAATACAATTGATTCATTTGGCACGGAAATCAAAGCAGTGTGTTGA
- the tsaD gene encoding tRNA (adenosine(37)-N6)-threonylcarbamoyltransferase complex transferase subunit TsaD produces the protein MRELILAIESSCDETSVAVIEDGAIILSNIVASQIKSHQRFGGVVPEVASRHHVEQITLCIEEALAEADVSIDELSAVAVTQGPGLVGSLLIGISAAKAFAWAHNLPLIPVNHMAGHIYAARFVQPLIFPLMALLVSGGHTELVLMAEDGSYEIVGETRDDAAGEAYDKVGRVLGLPYPSGKEIDRLAHIGSDTYHFPRAMIHEDNFDFSFSGLKSAFINLVHNAEQRGEELSTENLAASFQASVIDVLVSKTLRACQEYPVKQLVVAGGVAANQGLRQALEEAVEQLPDLTLVIPPLRLCGDNAAMIGAAAHVELAKNHFADMSLNAVPSLAFPTKKV, from the coding sequence ATGAGAGAATTGATTTTAGCAATTGAAAGTAGTTGTGATGAGACAAGTGTGGCAGTAATTGAAGATGGTGCCATTATTTTAAGTAATATCGTTGCATCACAAATTAAAAGTCACCAACGATTTGGTGGCGTGGTACCTGAAGTGGCAAGTCGTCATCATGTCGAGCAAATCACGTTGTGTATTGAAGAAGCTTTAGCAGAAGCCGATGTGTCGATTGATGAGTTATCAGCGGTTGCAGTGACGCAAGGTCCTGGGTTGGTAGGGTCATTATTAATAGGGATTTCTGCAGCAAAAGCGTTCGCTTGGGCGCATAACTTACCATTAATTCCAGTCAATCATATGGCAGGGCATATTTATGCGGCACGTTTTGTCCAACCTTTGATATTTCCTTTAATGGCCTTATTGGTTAGCGGCGGACATACAGAGTTAGTCTTAATGGCTGAAGATGGTTCGTATGAAATTGTCGGGGAAACACGAGATGATGCTGCCGGAGAAGCGTATGATAAAGTCGGACGTGTTCTTGGTTTACCTTATCCAAGCGGCAAAGAAATTGACCGATTGGCGCATATTGGGAGTGACACGTATCATTTTCCTCGTGCGATGATTCATGAAGATAATTTTGATTTTAGTTTTAGTGGATTGAAAAGTGCCTTTATTAATTTGGTGCATAACGCAGAACAGCGCGGCGAAGAACTATCTACAGAAAATTTAGCCGCCAGTTTCCAAGCAAGTGTCATTGATGTCTTAGTGAGTAAAACATTACGTGCTTGTCAAGAATATCCAGTCAAACAATTGGTGGTGGCTGGTGGTGTTGCTGCCAACCAAGGCTTACGTCAAGCGTTAGAAGAAGCAGTAGAGCAACTTCCGGATTTGACCTTAGTTATTCCACCGCTACGCTTATGTGGCGATAATGCGGCTATGATTGGTGCAGCTGCACATGTTGAATTGGCGAAAAACCATTTTGCGGATATGTCGTTGAATGCTGTTCCCAGTTTAGCATTTCCTACAAAAAAAGTATAA
- the argF gene encoding ornithine carbamoyltransferase, protein MEFQGKSFLAEKDFTQAELQYLIDLSQHLKKLKKQGIVHRYLEGKNIALLFEKTSTRTRAAFTVAAVDLGAHPEFLGANDIQLGKKESVEDTAKVLGSMFDGIEFRGSSQQVVEALAEHAGVPVWNGLTDEWHPTQMIADYLTIQESFGKVKGINLVYCGDGRNNVARSLLVTGAILGTNVRIVAPKSLHPDEALIALAQEYANQSGAKILVTDNVDEGVLHADVLYTDVWVSMGEEDKFAERIELLLPYQVNQAMIEKTQNEQVIFLHCLPAFHDVETNYGQEIQEKFGLSEMEVTDEVFRGKHGRQFEQAENRMHSIKAIMAATLGHLFIPNV, encoded by the coding sequence ATGGAATTTCAAGGAAAGAGTTTTTTAGCAGAGAAAGATTTTACGCAAGCGGAATTGCAGTATTTAATTGATTTGTCACAACATCTGAAAAAACTAAAAAAACAAGGGATTGTGCATCGGTATTTAGAAGGGAAAAATATCGCCTTATTATTTGAAAAAACATCGACACGAACACGGGCTGCTTTCACAGTTGCTGCCGTTGATTTAGGTGCACATCCAGAATTTTTAGGCGCAAACGATATTCAATTAGGGAAAAAAGAATCCGTAGAAGATACAGCCAAAGTATTGGGCAGTATGTTTGATGGCATTGAATTTCGTGGTTCAAGTCAACAAGTAGTAGAAGCTTTGGCAGAACATGCGGGAGTCCCTGTGTGGAATGGTCTGACGGATGAATGGCATCCCACACAAATGATTGCCGACTATTTAACCATTCAAGAAAGCTTTGGAAAAGTCAAAGGAATTAATCTGGTTTATTGTGGTGATGGACGAAATAATGTCGCACGGTCTTTATTAGTGACTGGAGCTATTTTAGGAACCAATGTTCGTATTGTCGCGCCAAAATCCTTGCATCCAGATGAAGCATTAATCGCCTTAGCACAAGAGTATGCGAACCAATCTGGTGCAAAAATTTTAGTCACAGATAATGTGGATGAAGGTGTCTTACATGCGGATGTGTTATATACAGATGTATGGGTATCGATGGGCGAGGAAGACAAATTCGCTGAACGAATTGAGCTATTGTTGCCGTACCAAGTCAATCAAGCGATGATAGAAAAAACGCAAAATGAGCAAGTAATTTTCTTACATTGCCTACCAGCGTTTCATGATGTTGAAACCAATTATGGTCAAGAGATTCAAGAAAAATTTGGTTTGAGTGAGATGGAAGTGACAGATGAAGTCTTCCGAGGCAAACACGGCAGGCAATTTGAACAAGCTGAAAATCGGATGCACTCCATTAAAGCCATTATGGCAGCGACTTTGGGACACTTATTTATCCCCAATGTTTAA